In Flavobacterium sp. N1736, the following are encoded in one genomic region:
- a CDS encoding gamma-glutamylcyclotransferase family protein — MEKLFSYGTLRSKEIQMRLFNKVLTGSPDSLLGHKLKSLQIEEEFGMADYVVVVPSDDLSDIIHGVVFTISNTDLSKVDVFESNAYKRVRVTLRSGIEAWIYMEN; from the coding sequence ATGGAAAAGTTATTCTCATACGGAACATTACGGTCGAAAGAAATTCAAATGCGACTTTTTAATAAAGTATTAACCGGAAGCCCGGATTCTCTTTTGGGGCACAAACTAAAAAGCCTGCAAATTGAAGAAGAATTTGGAATGGCAGATTATGTCGTGGTTGTTCCCAGTGACGATCTTTCGGACATTATACATGGTGTTGTTTTCACTATTTCAAATACAGATTTGTCTAAAGTAGATGTATTCGAATCGAATGCTTATAAAAGGGTTCGCGTAACGTTAAGATCCGGAATTGAAGCCTGGATTTATATGGAAAATTAA
- the trpA gene encoding tryptophan synthase subunit alpha encodes MNRITQKLQEDKKILSIYFSAGYPNLNDTVQIIEDLEKNGVDLIEIGLPFSDPLADGPTIQASSTKALHNGMTTQILFDQLKNIRESVKIPLIIMGYFNPMLQYGVEEFCKKCAEIGIDGLIIPDLPVDVYADEYKAIFEKYGLINVFLITPQTSDERIRFIDSVSNGFIYMVSSASVTGSQSGFGNTQESYFERIGNMNLKNPQIVGFGISNKETFNQATKFAKGAIIGSAFIKHLSENGSGKISEFVGEIR; translated from the coding sequence ATGAACAGAATAACTCAAAAATTACAAGAAGACAAAAAGATACTTTCTATCTATTTTTCTGCCGGATATCCGAACTTAAACGATACGGTTCAGATTATTGAGGATTTAGAGAAAAATGGAGTTGATTTAATCGAAATAGGTTTGCCTTTTAGTGATCCTTTGGCCGATGGACCAACAATTCAGGCAAGTTCTACAAAGGCACTTCATAACGGAATGACAACTCAAATTCTTTTCGACCAGCTGAAAAACATCCGTGAAAGCGTAAAAATTCCGTTGATTATTATGGGATATTTTAATCCGATGTTACAATACGGAGTGGAAGAATTTTGTAAAAAATGTGCCGAAATTGGTATCGACGGATTGATTATTCCGGATTTGCCGGTTGATGTTTATGCGGATGAATACAAGGCAATTTTTGAAAAATACGGTTTAATAAATGTGTTTTTGATTACGCCACAAACTTCAGACGAACGTATTCGTTTCATCGACAGTGTTTCAAATGGCTTTATTTATATGGTAAGTTCTGCAAGTGTTACGGGTTCTCAATCTGGTTTTGGCAACACACAGGAAAGTTATTTCGAAAGAATCGGAAATATGAATTTGAAAAATCCTCAGATTGTTGGTTTTGGAATTTCAAATAAAGAAACTTTTAATCAAGCAACAAAATTTGCAAAAGGCGCTATTATTGGAAGTGCTTTTATTAAACATTTGAGTGAAAATGGAAGCGGGAAAATTAGTGAATTTGTTGGGGAGATTAGGTAA
- a CDS encoding TetR/AcrR family transcriptional regulator gives MSDIELNDKKIQILEVAEKLFSEKGFEGTSIRDISKHAKINIAMVSYYFGSKERLLEALIFYKTSDIKLQLENLLQEKLEPLEKVNKLIEIYINRINCNRGIYRILHFELTSKKREQNLLAFTELKKGNLKSLETIIQEGQSKGVFRKDVIIPLITPTIMGTFFHFHMNKPFFEELLNLNTETLYNDYIKNSLTKHIQQTIKALLVYEN, from the coding sequence ATGTCAGACATCGAATTAAACGATAAAAAAATTCAAATTTTGGAGGTAGCCGAAAAGCTATTTTCTGAAAAAGGATTTGAGGGTACATCAATACGGGATATCTCAAAACATGCCAAAATTAACATTGCCATGGTTTCGTATTATTTTGGTTCAAAAGAAAGACTTCTGGAAGCTTTAATTTTTTACAAAACTTCTGATATTAAGTTACAACTCGAAAATTTATTGCAGGAAAAACTGGAACCGCTTGAAAAAGTCAATAAATTAATCGAAATTTACATTAACAGAATCAATTGTAACAGAGGAATTTACAGAATTTTACATTTTGAACTTACTTCAAAAAAGAGAGAACAAAACTTACTGGCTTTTACTGAACTTAAAAAAGGGAACTTAAAATCTCTTGAAACTATAATTCAGGAAGGACAATCTAAAGGGGTTTTTAGAAAAGATGTAATTATTCCGCTTATAACACCAACTATAATGGGTACATTTTTTCACTTTCATATGAATAAACCTTTTTTTGAGGAACTTCTTAATTTAAATACAGAAACGTTATACAACGATTACATTAAAAACAGTCTTACAAAGCACATTCAACAAACTATAAAAGCTCTACTTGTTTATGAAAATTAA
- a CDS encoding TolC family protein, protein MKINQLMLFGIFFIGISSIEAQEKTSLTLDEAVKMAWEKSNEVTLANTKVNSKKYELQTVKNNQYPDLKISGQYQRLTKASIDMPNQGESASLASPDRAMIGMANLSLPLFAGFKIQNSIDAYESLYEAESVTALKTKEDVALRVITYYTALYKAQKTLDVLNENQKSAKQRVTDFTELEKNGIIPRNDLLKAQLLVSKTQLSIDEANNNINNINFYLTTLLKLEPSVKIQVNEDDFFSLKTTNAPTTDALALESRKDLEAIRLQQKASEANVKIAKAGYYPTISLLGGYTALDLKDIITVKYAMNFGLGLSYDLSGILKNSAHVKEAESRAMEVKNTEAIMTDRIKVEVQKSIEDYDLAINQSVVYDEALQQASENYRLVKDKFDNGLADTNDLVEADVEQLSAKINTAVSKATIIQKYYELLSVSGQLSQSFNLSKI, encoded by the coding sequence ATGAAAATTAATCAATTAATGCTCTTTGGGATTTTCTTCATTGGAATTTCATCAATAGAGGCACAAGAAAAAACAAGTTTAACCTTAGACGAGGCCGTAAAAATGGCTTGGGAAAAGAGTAACGAAGTTACGCTTGCCAACACTAAGGTAAACTCAAAAAAGTACGAATTACAAACGGTTAAAAATAACCAATATCCGGATCTTAAAATTTCAGGACAATATCAGCGTTTGACAAAAGCTTCGATCGATATGCCAAATCAAGGTGAAAGTGCTTCTTTGGCTTCTCCTGATCGTGCAATGATTGGTATGGCAAATTTAAGCTTACCGCTTTTTGCAGGATTTAAAATTCAGAATAGTATTGACGCATACGAAAGCTTATATGAGGCTGAAAGTGTTACTGCTCTTAAAACAAAAGAGGATGTCGCTTTAAGGGTAATTACTTATTATACTGCTTTATACAAGGCACAAAAAACGCTTGATGTTTTAAATGAGAATCAAAAAAGCGCTAAACAGCGTGTTACTGATTTTACAGAATTAGAGAAAAACGGAATTATTCCGAGAAATGATTTATTGAAAGCGCAATTATTGGTTTCAAAAACTCAATTATCTATTGATGAAGCGAATAATAATATCAATAACATTAATTTTTATTTAACGACATTACTTAAATTAGAGCCATCTGTAAAAATTCAGGTTAATGAAGATGACTTTTTCAGCTTAAAAACAACCAATGCACCAACAACTGATGCTTTGGCTCTTGAAAGCAGAAAAGATTTAGAGGCTATTCGCTTGCAGCAAAAAGCTTCTGAAGCTAATGTTAAAATAGCAAAAGCCGGATATTATCCAACAATCTCTTTGCTTGGTGGTTATACTGCTTTAGATCTTAAAGATATTATAACTGTAAAATATGCCATGAATTTTGGTTTAGGTTTATCTTATGATTTATCGGGTATTCTTAAAAACAGCGCTCACGTAAAAGAAGCTGAAAGCAGAGCTATGGAGGTAAAAAATACCGAAGCTATCATGACAGACCGTATTAAAGTTGAAGTTCAAAAATCTATTGAAGATTATGATCTGGCTATTAATCAAAGTGTGGTTTATGATGAAGCGCTTCAACAGGCATCTGAAAATTACAGACTTGTAAAAGATAAATTCGACAACGGTTTAGCTGACACCAATGATTTGGTTGAAGCCGATGTTGAGCAATTAAGTGCCAAAATTAATACCGCTGTATCTAAAGCAACTATTATTCAAAAATATTACGAATTACTTTCAGTATCAGGACAATTATCACAATCATTCAATCTTTCTAAAATATAA
- a CDS encoding HlyD family secretion protein translates to MEKKKTNTKFIIILTVLVLVGGTYGITKYMHSLAHEETDDAQIEKKMNPIIPRVSGYISKVYVKDNDFVKKGDTLFTIDKRDYQLKIDEANAALLGAEGQYEAAKADIGSAYASISVSDAQMRSAGGSIESAKIRLRQLTNDFNRYNNLYKTHTITKQQFEQAQTAKDEAENQVRVLEQQQRASSFQKSVIQSKSKVSDKQTEVASANIKKARTMLDVAKLNLTYTVVTAAIDGQVSKVDIQPGQLVQPGQSLFYIINNTEAWVVANFKETQLNKMVVGQKVSLKVDAYPNYEFKGIVTSFSPATGSRFSLLPPDNATGNFVKTIQRLPVKISLDESNDPEKVKLLRPGMNVDVDVHLK, encoded by the coding sequence ATGGAAAAGAAAAAAACAAATACTAAATTCATCATTATACTAACCGTTTTGGTTTTAGTGGGCGGAACTTACGGAATAACAAAATATATGCACTCATTGGCTCACGAGGAAACGGATGATGCTCAAATCGAGAAAAAAATGAATCCGATTATCCCGAGAGTATCCGGATATATTAGCAAAGTGTATGTAAAAGATAATGATTTTGTAAAAAAAGGAGATACTTTATTTACTATCGATAAAAGAGATTATCAATTAAAAATCGATGAAGCCAACGCTGCTTTATTAGGTGCTGAAGGTCAATACGAAGCTGCAAAAGCAGATATTGGAAGTGCATATGCAAGCATCTCCGTTTCTGATGCTCAAATGAGATCTGCCGGCGGTTCTATCGAAAGTGCAAAAATTAGATTGAGACAGCTTACAAACGATTTTAATCGTTACAATAACTTGTATAAAACACATACAATTACAAAACAACAATTTGAGCAGGCTCAGACTGCAAAAGACGAAGCCGAAAATCAAGTTCGTGTTTTAGAACAACAACAAAGAGCAAGTTCTTTCCAGAAATCTGTTATTCAATCGAAATCTAAAGTTTCTGATAAACAAACGGAAGTTGCTTCTGCAAACATCAAAAAAGCGAGAACTATGCTTGATGTTGCCAAATTAAATCTTACTTATACTGTTGTTACTGCAGCAATTGACGGTCAGGTTTCTAAAGTTGATATTCAACCGGGACAATTGGTTCAGCCAGGACAATCTTTATTTTATATCATCAATAATACTGAAGCCTGGGTTGTGGCTAACTTTAAAGAAACACAATTAAACAAAATGGTTGTTGGTCAAAAAGTAAGCTTAAAAGTTGATGCTTATCCTAACTATGAGTTTAAAGGTATTGTAACGTCATTTTCTCCGGCTACAGGATCACGTTTTTCATTATTACCTCCTGATAATGCTACAGGAAACTTTGTTAAAACAATTCAGAGATTACCGGTAAAAATTAGTTTAGATGAATCAAACGATCCTGAGAAAGTAAAATTATTACGTCCGGGAATGAATGTTGACGTAGACGTACATTTAAAATAA
- a CDS encoding MDR family MFS transporter — translation MATAVQADDDLVEYGYRRVIITITAVLCALLEIVDTTIVNVALTDMRGSLGATLTDVAWVITAYAIANVIVIPMTSWLSQQFGRRNYFVASIIIFTVCSFLCGNASNIWELVAFRFVQGMGGGALLVTAQTIITESYPVAKRGMAQAIYGMGVIVGPTLGPPLGGYLVDNYSWPYIFYINIPLGIIATILALTFVRSPKYGEKLKANQVDWWGIFLLASFIGSLQFVLEHGQQDDWFNDSLIVTLSVVTVMGLILFIWRELTYKHPIVNLSVLKDGNLRIGTIMCFILGFGLYGSTLIIPIYTQSILGWTATDAGMLLIPGSITTAIMMPFVGNMIQKGVPQGYMVGVGFLVFFFFTFMMQTRMTPDTGVEHMYWPLILRGIGLGLLFVPITTLSLSTLKGKQIGEGAAFTGMMRQLGGSFGIAIITTFITRFSQEHRVNLINNLDPAKYDVQQRIAGMQRAFMSKGYSADVALKKAYQALDFAVMKQSTVMSYMDIFMYLGIMFLCCIPIILFIKKGKNKINPADAMH, via the coding sequence ATGGCAACAGCAGTACAAGCAGACGACGATTTAGTAGAATACGGTTATAGACGTGTGATCATTACGATTACTGCAGTACTTTGTGCACTGTTAGAAATTGTTGATACAACGATTGTAAACGTAGCGCTAACAGACATGCGAGGCAGCCTTGGTGCTACTTTGACAGATGTGGCTTGGGTTATTACAGCATACGCAATTGCGAATGTTATCGTAATTCCAATGACGAGCTGGCTATCGCAGCAATTTGGAAGACGTAATTATTTTGTGGCTTCTATCATAATATTTACAGTCTGCTCCTTTTTGTGTGGTAACGCCAGTAATATTTGGGAATTGGTTGCTTTCAGGTTTGTACAGGGTATGGGTGGTGGAGCACTGCTTGTAACAGCACAAACTATTATTACCGAAAGTTATCCGGTTGCAAAACGTGGAATGGCACAGGCAATATACGGAATGGGTGTAATTGTTGGTCCAACTTTAGGTCCGCCTTTGGGAGGATATTTAGTAGATAATTATTCATGGCCGTATATATTTTATATCAATATTCCGTTAGGAATTATTGCAACTATTTTGGCTCTTACTTTCGTAAGAAGTCCGAAATATGGAGAAAAATTAAAAGCAAATCAAGTTGACTGGTGGGGAATTTTTCTATTGGCTTCTTTCATCGGATCTTTGCAATTCGTGTTAGAACACGGTCAGCAAGATGACTGGTTTAATGACTCGCTAATTGTAACATTAAGTGTTGTAACCGTTATGGGACTTATCCTTTTTATCTGGAGGGAGCTAACGTACAAACACCCAATTGTAAATCTAAGTGTTCTAAAGGACGGAAATTTAAGAATTGGAACTATAATGTGTTTTATTCTTGGTTTCGGATTATACGGTTCTACTTTAATTATTCCAATTTACACGCAATCTATTTTAGGATGGACAGCAACTGATGCCGGAATGTTATTGATTCCGGGTTCGATTACAACAGCCATCATGATGCCATTTGTTGGTAATATGATTCAGAAAGGTGTTCCGCAAGGTTATATGGTGGGAGTTGGATTTTTAGTTTTCTTCTTCTTTACTTTTATGATGCAAACTCGCATGACGCCTGACACTGGTGTTGAGCATATGTATTGGCCTTTGATTTTAAGAGGAATTGGTCTTGGATTACTTTTTGTACCTATTACCACACTTTCGCTTTCAACATTAAAAGGAAAACAAATTGGGGAAGGAGCAGCTTTTACCGGAATGATGCGTCAATTAGGAGGTTCGTTTGGTATTGCAATTATTACCACTTTTATCACTCGTTTTAGTCAGGAACACCGAGTAAATTTAATAAACAATTTAGATCCTGCAAAATACGATGTACAACAACGTATTGCAGGAATGCAAAGAGCTTTTATGTCTAAAGGCTATAGTGCAGATGTTGCTCTTAAAAAAGCATATCAGGCATTAGATTTTGCTGTGATGAAACAAAGTACTGTAATGTCATATATGGACATTTTTATGTACTTAGGAATTATGTTCTTATGTTGTATTCCAATTATCCTTTTTATTAAAAAAGGCAAAAACAAGATTAATCCTGCTGATGCAATGCATTAA
- the yaaA gene encoding peroxide stress protein YaaA, which translates to MKIVISPAKSLNFEKELPTTQYTEPSFLKEARQVHKVLKPKKPAELSELMSISDKLSDLNWERNQKWKTPFSPENARPAVYTFDGDVYTGLDAYSLPLEKLDALQSKLRILSGLYGVLKPLDLMQAYRLEMGTKLPVGEYKNLHEFWKPTVTKALNKELTKGELFVNLASNEYFSAVDVKALKVPVITPDFKDYKDGKLKMISFFAKKARGMMVRYIIDTNAETIDDLKGFDYEGYHFDANLSKGNHLVFTR; encoded by the coding sequence ATGAAAATTGTTATATCGCCGGCGAAATCTTTAAATTTCGAAAAAGAATTACCAACTACTCAATATACAGAACCATCTTTTTTAAAAGAAGCGCGTCAGGTTCATAAAGTTTTAAAACCTAAAAAGCCAGCTGAATTATCGGAATTAATGTCAATTTCAGATAAATTATCTGATTTAAACTGGGAAAGAAACCAGAAATGGAAAACACCTTTTTCACCTGAAAATGCACGACCTGCAGTTTATACTTTTGACGGAGATGTTTATACGGGTTTAGATGCTTATTCACTTCCGCTGGAAAAATTAGACGCACTTCAAAGTAAACTAAGAATTTTATCAGGTCTTTACGGAGTTTTAAAACCACTTGATTTAATGCAGGCTTACCGATTAGAAATGGGGACGAAATTGCCTGTTGGTGAATACAAAAATCTACATGAATTCTGGAAACCAACCGTTACGAAAGCTTTAAATAAAGAATTGACAAAAGGTGAATTATTTGTGAATTTAGCCAGTAATGAATACTTTTCTGCAGTTGATGTAAAAGCCTTAAAAGTTCCTGTGATCACACCGGATTTTAAAGATTACAAAGACGGAAAATTAAAAATGATCAGCTTCTTCGCAAAAAAGGCGAGAGGTATGATGGTGCGTTATATAATCGATACAAATGCCGAAACGATTGATGACTTAAAAGGTTTCGATTATGAAGGTTATCATTTTGATGCCAATCTTTCAAAAGGAAATCATTTGGTTTTTACAAGATAG
- a CDS encoding CCA tRNA nucleotidyltransferase, whose protein sequence is MAIQTNYKTALQHKIFEIISKASQELNVDSYVIGGFVRDLLLNRGSKKDIDVVAVGSGIELALKVSELLPKKPKVQVFKTYGTAMLRFEDTDIEFVGARKESYNFDSRNPLVENGSLEDDQNRRDFTINALALSLNEKTFGDLSDPFNGLADLENKTIKTPLDPSITYSDDPLRMLRAIRFANQLGFEIEKNSLEAITKNAERIKIISGERIVDELNKILSTDKPSVGFLLLYQTGLLDIILPELTALNQVEEIEGHTHKNNFYHTLEVVDNICPNTDDVWLRWSALLHDIGKAPTKRFNKKQGWTFHGHEFLGGKMAKRIFERLHMPLNHKMKFVQKMVIMSSRPIVLAQEIVTDSAVRRLVFDAGEDVEDLMTLCEADITTKNPAKFKKYHKNFDIVRKKIVEVEERDHVRNFQPPISGEEIMEMFDLKPSREIGVLKEAVKEAILEGDIPNEYQAAYDFIITRAAKLNLTPKK, encoded by the coding sequence GTGGCTATACAAACAAACTACAAAACAGCTTTACAACATAAAATCTTCGAAATCATTTCGAAAGCATCTCAGGAACTAAACGTTGACAGTTACGTAATTGGCGGTTTTGTCAGAGATTTGCTTTTAAATCGAGGTTCTAAAAAAGACATTGATGTTGTTGCTGTTGGCAGCGGAATAGAATTGGCTTTGAAAGTTTCTGAATTACTTCCCAAAAAACCAAAAGTACAGGTTTTTAAAACGTACGGAACAGCAATGTTGCGTTTTGAAGATACTGATATTGAATTTGTTGGCGCCCGAAAAGAATCTTATAATTTTGACAGCAGAAATCCGCTTGTTGAAAACGGATCGCTGGAAGATGACCAAAACCGTCGTGATTTTACCATCAATGCTTTGGCTTTATCCTTAAACGAAAAAACTTTCGGAGATCTTTCAGATCCTTTTAACGGATTGGCAGATTTGGAAAATAAGACAATCAAAACGCCTTTAGATCCAAGTATTACCTATTCTGACGATCCTTTGCGAATGCTTCGTGCCATTCGTTTTGCGAATCAGTTGGGTTTTGAAATCGAGAAAAATTCTCTTGAAGCAATTACTAAAAATGCAGAAAGAATTAAGATTATTTCAGGTGAACGAATTGTTGATGAATTGAACAAAATTCTTTCGACAGATAAACCTTCTGTTGGTTTTTTACTTTTATATCAAACGGGACTTTTAGATATTATTCTTCCTGAATTAACGGCGTTGAATCAGGTAGAAGAAATTGAAGGTCATACCCATAAAAATAACTTTTATCATACGCTTGAAGTTGTCGATAATATTTGTCCAAATACAGATGATGTTTGGTTGCGATGGTCGGCTTTATTGCATGATATTGGAAAAGCGCCAACAAAACGTTTCAACAAAAAACAAGGCTGGACTTTTCACGGTCATGAATTTCTGGGCGGAAAAATGGCTAAAAGAATATTCGAACGTTTACACATGCCGTTGAATCACAAAATGAAATTTGTGCAAAAAATGGTTATCATGAGTTCCCGTCCAATTGTTTTGGCGCAGGAGATTGTAACAGACAGCGCCGTTCGCCGTTTGGTTTTTGATGCCGGAGAAGATGTTGAAGATTTAATGACGTTGTGTGAAGCCGATATTACAACCAAAAATCCGGCTAAGTTTAAAAAATATCATAAAAACTTTGATATCGTTCGCAAGAAAATTGTTGAAGTTGAAGAACGCGATCATGTTCGTAATTTTCAACCGCCAATTTCAGGAGAAGAAATTATGGAAATGTTCGATTTGAAACCTTCACGCGAAATTGGAGTTTTAAAAGAAGCCGTAAAAGAAGCTATTCTAGAAGGTGATATTCCAAATGAATATCAGGCTGCTTACGATTTTATAATTACAAGAGCTGCAAAGTTAAATCTAACGCCTAAAAAATAA